DNA from Nitrospira sp.:
CATGAGCAGCCCGGTCATCACCATCGCTCCCGACCGTCCCATGGTCGATGCAGGTCAATTGATGGAAACCAAGAACGTGCGGCACCTCATGGTCGCCGAGGGCAGCGATGTGCTCGGAGTGATTTCGGTGCGCGATTTGGTACGGCACTTCGTCGCAGCGGACAGCGGGCCGGTGCAGTCCCTCAACGATGTCTACCGACCCTTGAGCGTCCTCATGAAGACCGCCGTCGAAACCATCACGAGCGATGAAACGGCCTTCGCGGCGGCGCAGCGTATGGCGGCCAAACACATCGGGGCGTTGTTCGTGATGGAGGCGGAAGAATTGGTCGGCATCGTGACCGAAACAGATCTGGTGCGGAAGCTGCTGGCCTATCAGCTCGACCCGGAGACGATTCGTGTCGGTGCCTTGATGAATGCGCCGCTGCTGGACATCGACATCAACCGGACCATCCGCGATGCCAGCGAACGCATGGCGGCGAACCGGATCCGCCACCTGGCCGTCACCGAGAACGAGAAGGTGCTCGGCGTGCTGTCGATCCGCGACCTGGTGAAGATGGTGGCGATCCGTGACCGCCCGGCGTTTCTGAAACGGGGATCGGCTTCTTAGCGCAACAGCTCCGGCGCCATGCGTGGTACCGCTCGACTCCTGCCTGTCAGGGATCCTGCGAACCTCAGGACCGATCCCCCTCTCTTCCTCAGCAAAAATTCATCCGCCCTTCATCCGCACTTCATATTCTTTTCATGTTTCCCCTCTAGCATTGGTCCAGGGAATGTTGCGCCCTTTCCACATTCCATCACGCGAACATTGTCGTGCCAGGGGAAACGTCTCAGCGAGCCAACACCTATCCAAGAATCCTCACCTGCTGTCTGCTGATTGCATTCCTGCAGGGTTGCGTCAGCGGACTTCACGTCAGGGACGCGAGCGACGATGAGGATGAGATCACCGAAAGCCATTGTGTGCCCGCGACCAACCAGCCGACTGAGGTGGTGACCCTGCCGGCAGTCGTCACAGCCTCTCGAATCGATACGGCTTCAAGACCCACAGTCACCGAACCGATCGAGCCCTCGCGATTCTCGCCAAGGGCCAGGGAAATTGCCGCCATTATCGGTGTGCAAGGCCTCCTCGCCGAGTTCCAGTTACTCGAAGAGGAGATGGCACGGGGATTGGACGGTGCGTCGCTGCGCTCCCTGGCGGTCCGGCAAGAACTGTCCGACCGCCTGCTCCTCGCTCTGTTCGAAGCGAACAGCATCTCCGCAGAACTCGAATGTGAGAAGGCACGGGCCGAAGACCTGGCGTCCCGCTTGGAGGAGATCAGAAATGACGTCCAGCAAGGCAGAACCGTGATGGCCATTCTGGCAGACTCCATTTCCGGTGTCTTTGCCGGGACGTTTCTGTTGCTCGGATCGGAGATTCTTTCCGGCCTGATCGATCTTTCCGGAAGCGTGGCCGCGTTGGGATTCGGCGTAGCAGCGTTGGACGGCGATCAGGCGTACGAATTCACGCATGGTCGGAATCTCATGGCCGATGTGTGGTACGGAAACGAATCCAGCCGGCAGTTTCCCCATCCGGTCTGGCGCTATCTGAACGGGCCAGTGCGCCCAAACGGCAAGCGGAGCCGTCGCGACAATATCATCGGAAGCTGGCGAGCCAGACTGGGAAAACCAGGCTCGAAGGAGGAGCGTCGCCTAGTCGACCTGTTTTTCGGCAAGGGAGGCGTCTACCGGATCAACGAACTGCGGTATCGCAGTGAGATGCTGGGCCTGCTCAAGACGCACGTCAACTTGATGACTCAGGACTTGAACCTGCTCTTCCTTGAAACCCTGCATCACCGCCCTTCCCGTCTTGAGGAGCCGGTCTAGCATCTACTGTGTCCTTGCTCATCTTCCCCATGTTTTGATTGCGCCGAATTGCTCGGAACGATAGACTTTCCGGCACCCCTCTTATGGTTGTACACCCGCTCATGACAGATCGACTCGCTCGTCCTGTCTTTCACGAATGGAGTCCCTGATGTCGGAATGGCTTGCCGATCCGGAAACATGGATCGCCCTAGGAACCCTCACCGCACTGGAAATCGTGCTGGGGATCGACAACATTATTTTTCTCTCCGTGCTCGTCGGCCGACTCCCGGAGACCCAACGTGCATTCGCGCGCAGGGTCGGACTCGGCCTGGCGATGATGGCCCGCCTGGCGCTGCTGTTTTCTATCTCCTGGGTGATGGGGCTCACCCACCCCTGGGTGACGGTCTTCGGGCAGGGCATTTCCGGGCGCGACCTGATCCTGATCGGGGGCGGGTTGTTTCTCATGGCCAAGGCGACGCACGAAATCCATAACAGCCTGGAAGGGATCGAGGGACAGGATGCTCCTGCCGCAGCCGCCGGCCTGGGCATGGTCTTGGTGCAGATTGCGCTGCTGGACATCGTCTTTTCTCTGGATTCGGTGATCACGGCGGTCGGGCTGGTCGAACATGTGTCGGTCATGGCGGTCGCGATCATCCTGGCGGTGGTGGTGATGTTGATGGCGGCCAAGGCCATCGGGGACTTCGTGGATGCGCACCCGACGATCAAAATGCTGGCCCTGTCGTTCCTGATTCTGGTGGGTGTCACCCTGATGGTCGAAGGCTTCGACGTGCACGTGCCGAAGGGCTACATCTACTTCTCCATGGCCTTTTCCGTCACCGTGGAAATGCTGAATATCCGCATGCGTCGCAAACGGGCTGCGGCACCGGTCAAGCTCCACAGCCGCTACGCTGGTGACCGGAAGCAGGAAGGGTAGCCGAACGGAATTGCCACGGGCGCGCGGTCATTCGCCATGCAGGCCTTCGGGCACGGACATGAGGTAATTCGCATCGACTGATTCCTCCCATACCCCCCGTTGAGCCTGGCCCATCGTCCACCCCCGTATGAACGACAGGGTGAGAATCGGCTCCGTGGACGAACCGCCCGGAGCCTGGACCTGCTTCGGATCCAAGACTGTCCCCACCACCGTCACACGGGCCCATTGCTTCCATTTCGGGGGCAGGGCCGACGCATTCGATGCCAGGACCCAATAGTATCCCGACTCCGGCCCCTCCTTCACGGTCGGGCGATGGGGACGGTACTCCTTGTCCAGCGGCCGATTTTTCAGATGCAGCCAGAGCCCGCGCCCATCCTGCTTCTGATTGACGACCACCCCGCCCAGAATGACGGTCCTGCCTTGATAGGCCTCCGGCGATGCCGTCAATGACGTCAACGTCACACCCGATTCGGCTTGGCGGATGTACTGGGACGGTAGCGGGCTGCACCCCATGACCATTACGACCCCCGCGACCCAGACCAGACCCCGACCGATGCGATTGTTCACCCCGTCCTCCATTCCTTTCGCCCGTCGCGCAGACCGGTGCTTCTCAATTCGTGATCGTTTTCCACCCGCAGAGGACACAACGTTGCGCAAGCAACGGCCTCATGCTTTCCAGATCTTCCGACACCTGCGCCATCACCTCTTCCGCGAGATGCGGATCGTCGAAACATTCATAGGCGTCGTCGAGAAACCCGCCTCGCAGGAGCGGATGCTCCAGAAACTGCCGGCCCGGCCCGCTCACGACTTCGAGCGGCCGTTCCAGCACCGTAATCCGCTCCATCATCAACTGTTCCAGCCATCCACGCGCCTCCGTCGCCGAGGGTCGCTCCTCCACATGGGCCGCCAGCCGGCGTCGTTCGGTGGTCAGTCCGTACCGGCTCATTTCCCGATCGATCCGTTGCCAGAGGGAGTCAAAGGTGCCGAGGGAGGGAAAGGTCAAGACCAATTGACCGCCTGGCTGGAGATGTTCGACCAAGCCCCGGACCACCTCGAACCGATGGGGCCGAAAGAACATGACTGAGAGATTACCGGTAATGCGCTGGAAGGTCGGGAATGTTGTGGGCAGAGCCCGCATGTCGAGACATTCGAACCGCAGCCAGGGCAGCAAGTCGCCTTGGATGGTTCGCGCGCGCGCCACTTGGTGCCGGCTGACATCGATGCCGACGACGGTCCCGGTCGGGCCGACCTGTTCAGCCAGATAGAAGGCCGGGATACCGTGGCCCGAGGCGATGTCGAGGATGGTGAGGCCGGGCCTCAGATCCAAGTGCTGGAGCAACAGCTCGGCAAAGGGGGTGGACCAGTCATCCTGTGCGGGAAGGGGCCAGCGCGGGGAAACGTGCGGAGACGGTTTATTCAAGAAAATCCTTCTGCCTCAGAGCCATTCGGTCCCGCATCTTACCCGAATCTCGTCGGAGAAGTCAGTCTGGTGATGAGGTGCATCCTAGCGCCGAGCGCCCCTGTCGGCAGATAGGGCGCCTCACTCACAGTCGATCGAGGAGTTGTTGTTTTTTCGTTCGGTAGTCTTCCTCCGTAATCAACCCCTGCTCATAGAGACGCTTGAGTTGTCCCAGTCTATCTTCCAACGACGAGGAAGGCGTTGAAGGAACGGTCTCCACCGAGGGCATGGAGGCAGGCTGCGATCCCTGGCCGGTCAAGGTGCCGTACTCGATGGCGAGTTCGGCCGGCTCCGGTCGAAACGGATTACCCCCTCCCTCGGCCGCCTGCACCATTTCCTGGTGATCACCGGGCACGGGCTCGTAGAAAGCTCCAGCCTGCGCAAACAAGGGATCGTTCCAGATCTGCTTCCGTATCGACGGCATGGTCACCGTGACCCGATAGTTGGCCAATTGCAGATGGATCCGGCCTTGCTCGACAAACCAAGCTCCGGAAGTGAGCTGTGACAACCCCGCCTCGCTCGCCCTCGCCAATGCGAAGAGGACGCGCTGCTGAGCCGTCGCTTCCTGAAATGCGCGCTGCAATGCCGCTCCCAAATAGAGAACTTCTTCGTCGGTAAAGGCCGACTCCGTCGCGCCGTGATAGGAGGCGCCGAGCATGGGCCGGTGGATGCTTCGCACCTTCACGCTCCGCAGGACCGTTTCCCATTGTTTCGTCTCCAATGAGAGCGGGTGATCGAATCGGCGACTCCGGCCGGACGCTGCCTGCTCCTCCATAGGAACGATCCTCACCAACCGATGGTCGTCGCAGGACAGGCAGGTCCCTTCGCTCCGCGGTGCCGCTGCTGAACAGCCGGCCGTCAGCAGAGACAACAGCAGCAGACCTGCGGCTTTGCGACATCGAATGGACCGGCTCTTCACGTTGGATCGGCCTTCCCTCCCGGCGCGGACGTTCAATAGGCGAAATCGAAGCCGACCAACATGGTTTGGCCCATGAGATCGCCGCCGTTGGTCCCCACGCCGGTCGTGCGGTAGGTATTGTACTCGGCGTGCAGCGCCAGGTCGGTCCTTGTGGAATGGTGGATAAAATACCGCACCAGGAACGTATGTGAATCGACGTTGTTATAGTTTTTGGCAAATGTCGGGTCGCCCTGCCGGTTGTTCCGAATGAGATCATATCGATAGGCAAAAAACCAGTCCGGCATGTTGAAGAACGGCAAGAGGGTTGGATAGTAGTCGAGTTCGATGAACGCGCCGTTCCATGACGCATTTTGTGCGTCGACGATGCCTTGCGAGGCGAACATGTTCTTACTGTCGTTTCCCATCATCCACGCGCCGAACAGGTTCCATTCTCCGTTCAATGTCAGACTGACATCCACACCGAAACGGCTGAACGGTTGCCCGTTGCCGGCGATGGCCTGGCAGGTGGGGCAGGTCGGGTTGACCAGGGTCGGTGCGGCACCGTACGCACCGAAGAGCCCGATCCGCTGACCAGTCACGATGCCATAGCCGCCGAACGATTGGGTGAGGTGGCCGTAAAAATTGACGTTCTTTCCACCGGTTCCACAGGTGGTGCCCGACGGGCAACCGCTCAGCGGGCCGGAAAACGTATTCGTGGCCAACGCGGAGAAGGCATAGCGGAAATAGCCGTCGGTCGCCGCAGTCTTCTTGATACCGGAGAGTTCTGCTCCCGGTTGATTCTCCCCGATCGCAAAGGTATTGGGATTGAGATAGGAGCTGGTGGATGTGCCTCCGATGGTCGCGGTATAGGGCGTCCCCGGCATGTAATGATACATGGCGAAGGTGGTATTCAAGGTCGGACTCCGCTTTTCGCTGAACGGCAGGTCGAGTTCGAATTTGCCGACTTTCAGGTTCAACAAGTAATCGCCGCTCGCGCTCTTCACCCCCAGGAACCGCTCGAGCCTCATGAGTCGCACGAAGGCGCTTTCCAGATCGCTGTCCGACGCGCCGGTACCGAAGCCCGCGCTGCCCAATCCCGGTGTGAACACGACGCCGAACGCCAGGTTTCGGTCCAGCGTACCGAAACTCAGCAGATCCAGGCCGGTGAAGCCGAATCCGCCGGTCGTGACGCCGCTGCCGTCGGTCCGTACGCTTGCGGCCTGATAGCCGACCGTCGTCCGGATGGAGACGGGCCAGAACCCCATGCCGATCCCCTCATAGGTCGGCACATCCGCATCCGATCCCAATTGATAGCCGCGATCCCTGAAGAGATTGCCGAAGTCATTGAGTTTCGGAAAGCCCGGCACGTGGCAGACATTGCATTTGAAATCGTACTTGCGGGCGAAGGCCGGAATCGCGTCGGCCTTTTGCACCAGGCCGCTCAGCTCATAACTTAGCAGCGCGAAGAGGACGAGCAGGGATGCGATCGCCGCTCTGGCGTGAAATTGTTTGGTTTTCATAGGGTGGCTCTCCGATGTGATCACTCACCGTCGATGGCCCATCGACCTTCAGCGGGCCCCGGTCGTGGACGGCATCCATCATTCACTCAGACTGAAGCTCACCGTCGCCGCCGGCGATTTTCCACTCGACCTCCACCGGTCGAACGGGAAACTCGAACCGCTGCTCGAGCTGGCCCTTCGGAACGACATCGACCTGTTGTCGTATGACGTGAGGGTCGTCGTACACTGGACGAGAGGAGGCGAATTTGACGATGTTGTACCCCGCATGCCAGGCCACGAGCGTATAGGCTCCCGGCGGGATGCCGCTGATTTCAAAGCGGCCCTGCTCATCGGTGACGGCGAAATAGGGATGGTCCAGCGCTGCGGCCCAGGCGTTCATGTGCACATGGACATCACACTGCAACCGCAACCCGACGCCGCGGGCACGGACCAGCTTCGTCGCGATTTCGCGGTTGGCCGTCGGCATGGCGATATTGAAGAGACTCGCCTGCTTGTCGTTGAAGAGATGTGGATTGTGAAGGATGGGCTCGAAGTTGATCAGCGCGACTTCGGCGGTGCGGACAAAGGGAAAGACCTGTTCCTGAAACTGACAGAGACGAGTGGCGGGGTCTCCCTCGCTCTTCCCCATGTGCAGGCGATATCTCGGCTCGGCCGCCTTGCCCCGCTCCACCCGTTCGAGATAGACGAGGACATGCTGGATCCCGTTCGTGGCCGGATCGATCCGCAGGGCCGGCGATGACACCTCTGTCCCGCACCGGTCCAAATCCGCGAAGACCTTGAGCGGCGGAACTTTCGGGATCGCGCCCTTCCAAACCGCCTGGCCCTTAATCGTTCCCCCGTCGGGAACCTCGATGACTTCGTACTCCGCATATCCAGGGGTCACGTTGACGAGAAGCGCGAAGCAACAGGCGAGCAACAGGGAATAACCGCGGTGGCGCTGTCGAGACATGGAGGACCTCATCGAGGCGCATGGGACTGGATCGCCCATGGCGGTGAACAATAAAAAAGCCCGAACGACCCACCAAGGGATCGTCCGGGCTCTGGAGCGGAACGCTCGTTGGCCTCTTGTTCTGTTGAAACGGCAGTGACCCTATCCCTATCGGCCCTCGCTTGTCAAGGCGTCCGATGGGAAGGGACCGAAGCGCGCAGAAGACTTCGCGGCCGGCCGCCGCCCTATTTAATACCGATCACCATCGAGTCCGGCCCCGCCAACTTTTCCACCTTCGTCCGCTTGAAACCGGCCTTCTTCATCCATTGCCTGCAATCGGCGCCGGTGAAATCGAACCCCCCCGGCGTTTCGATGAGCATGTTCAGGCTCATCAACAACCCGAAGGCGTTCTGTTTCCGCGCATTGTCGATGAGGGCCTCATGGACGATCAGGGCCCCGCCGGCCGGCAGCGCCTCGTAGGCCTTGCGCAGCAACAGCATCTTCTCATCGAGATTCCAGTCATGCAGGATGTGCCCCATGATCAGGACATCGGTGGACGGCAGAGGATCTTTGAAAAAATCCCCGGAATGAAACGTCACCCGCTTCTCGACCTTCCTGAGTCGCGCATAGGCCTCGAAGATCGGTCCCACAACCGGCAGGTCCATCCCCTGTCCGGCGAGGTGTTTATGCGCGAGGGCGATCTCGACCGCCACGCCGCCCTGGGCACAGCCGATGTCGGCGAAGGAGCGGTACCGCTTCCACGGAAACTTCCGGGCGATGGCCCGCGCCGTTCCCTGGCTGAGGCCGGTCATGGCCTTGAGAAACCCCTCCAGCCGTTGTTGGTCGGCGTAGAGCGTGCCGAAGAAATCTTCGCCCGTCTTCGCCTCGTTCTGCGGCCGGCCTGTACGGAGCCCCTCCGTGAGCGACCCCCAAAAACGATAGAGCCTGGCATTGGCCATTTCGAGGATGCCGCCGACATAGGAGGGGTTGGCGCGGTCCAGAAACAAACCCGTCTCGGAGGTATTGGCATAGCGCGCACCGGTTCGTTTCAACAGGCCCAACGCAACCAGCGCGTCGAAAAAATCGCGAGCGCTTCGCTGGTGGAGTTCAAGCCGCTTGGCGAGGGAGTCGGCATTGAGCGGTCGCTTGGCCAACTCCGTGAACAGGCCCAGTTCGACGGCGGTAAGCAGGGTCTTCGATCCCCAAAATCCGAACCCGAGTTGCATGATCCGATCAGGAGTCAATCGTCTGGTGGCCATGTGGCGTTCCTTTCCGAGAGGAGAAAAATCGATGAGAGGCTACGCGGCAGAAGAGGCTGTGTCAACCGTGAAACATGCTTGTCACCTCTGAACCGTATCTTTTTCTTCAGGCGCCGTATCGAGAGAGATACGTGTTGCGGACCGGTTCGACGATGGGCGGCAAGGAGACACACAATTCCTTCGCATTTCCCATGTCCGGCCCTTTGCTTCCTCTTGGACCATCAAGCAACCACGACCCAGACCTGCGCCCCTCACTCACGGAGGAAACACCATGGGTACCATCGACCGGCCCAAGACATTCTTCGTCGCGACGTTCCTGCTCGGAGCAATGACCACGTTCGGCTACGCAGAACAATGGAACGGCCCGGGCAATCCGAACGGGACTGTTTGGAGGCCGGGCCATGTGGCGCTCGGATTGGAACCGGCGACCGGCGGCGACCCACCGGCATTGCTGGACATCAGACGTCCCCTCTCCGGATCGGACGAACTCCTGTTCAGCGTGAAGAGTGTCTTTAAGGAGGCGACGAGCGACCGATTTGAAGTCGATACGAAACATGCCTATGCCGGAGGGGCCAGGAGCAAGGCCGGC
Protein-coding regions in this window:
- a CDS encoding CBS domain protein, which gives rise to MTTVSGQRVSDYMHRQLEVVPQDASVVVVAARMRTRGIGSVLIETFDRPHNDCRINGIVTETDLVGKVLAPGLVPSRTCVADIMSSPVITIAPDRPMVDAGQLMETKNVRHLMVAEGSDVLGVISVRDLVRHFVAADSGPVQSLNDVYRPLSVLMKTAVETITSDETAFAAAQRMAAKHIGALFVMEAEELVGIVTETDLVRKLLAYQLDPETIRVGALMNAPLLDIDINRTIRDASERMAANRIRHLAVTENEKVLGVLSIRDLVKMVAIRDRPAFLKRGSAS
- a CDS encoding UPF0053 inner membrane protein YgdQ; amino-acid sequence: MSEWLADPETWIALGTLTALEIVLGIDNIIFLSVLVGRLPETQRAFARRVGLGLAMMARLALLFSISWVMGLTHPWVTVFGQGISGRDLILIGGGLFLMAKATHEIHNSLEGIEGQDAPAAAAGLGMVLVQIALLDIVFSLDSVITAVGLVEHVSVMAVAIILAVVVMLMAAKAIGDFVDAHPTIKMLALSFLILVGVTLMVEGFDVHVPKGYIYFSMAFSVTVEMLNIRMRRKRAAAPVKLHSRYAGDRKQEG
- a CDS encoding putative lipoprotein gives rise to the protein MSRQRHRGYSLLLACCFALLVNVTPGYAEYEVIEVPDGGTIKGQAVWKGAIPKVPPLKVFADLDRCGTEVSSPALRIDPATNGIQHVLVYLERVERGKAAEPRYRLHMGKSEGDPATRLCQFQEQVFPFVRTAEVALINFEPILHNPHLFNDKQASLFNIAMPTANREIATKLVRARGVGLRLQCDVHVHMNAWAAALDHPYFAVTDEQGRFEISGIPPGAYTLVAWHAGYNIVKFASSRPVYDDPHVIRQQVDVVPKGQLEQRFEFPVRPVEVEWKIAGGDGELQSE
- a CDS encoding O-methyltransferase, family 2, whose product is MATRRLTPDRIMQLGFGFWGSKTLLTAVELGLFTELAKRPLNADSLAKRLELHQRSARDFFDALVALGLLKRTGARYANTSETGLFLDRANPSYVGGILEMANARLYRFWGSLTEGLRTGRPQNEAKTGEDFFGTLYADQQRLEGFLKAMTGLSQGTARAIARKFPWKRYRSFADIGCAQGGVAVEIALAHKHLAGQGMDLPVVGPIFEAYARLRKVEKRVTFHSGDFFKDPLPSTDVLIMGHILHDWNLDEKMLLLRKAYEALPAGGALIVHEALIDNARKQNAFGLLMSLNMLIETPGGFDFTGADCRQWMKKAGFKRTKVEKLAGPDSMVIGIK